The following coding sequences are from one Burkholderia stabilis window:
- a CDS encoding aspartate aminotransferase family protein, with translation MSLNDDATFWRNARQHLVRYGGTFEPMIIERAQGSFVYDADGRAILDFTSGQMSAVLGHSHPEIVSVITEYAGKLDHLFSGMLSRPVVDLATRLADITPDGLDRALLLSTGAESNEAAIRMAKLVTGKYEIVGFAQSWHGMTGAAASATYSAGRKGVGPAAVGSFAIPAPFTYRPRFERNGAYDTLAELDYAFDLIDRQSSGNLAAFIAEPILSSGGIIELPEGYMAALKRKCEERGMLLILDEAQTGVGRTGTMFACQRDGVTPDILTLSKTLGAGLPLAAIVTSAAIEERAHELGYLFYTTHVSDPLPAAVGLRVLDVVQRDGLVARANVMGDRLRRGLLDLMEKFDCIGDVRGRGLLLGVEIVKDRRTKEPADGLGAKITRECMNLGLSMNIVQLPGMGGVFRIAPPLTVSEAEIDLGLSLLEQAIARAL, from the coding sequence ATGTCCCTGAACGACGACGCAACCTTCTGGCGCAACGCCAGGCAGCACCTGGTCCGCTATGGCGGCACGTTCGAGCCGATGATCATCGAGCGCGCGCAAGGCAGCTTCGTCTACGACGCCGACGGCCGCGCGATCCTCGATTTCACATCGGGACAGATGAGCGCGGTGCTCGGCCACAGCCATCCGGAGATCGTCTCCGTCATCACCGAATACGCGGGCAAGCTCGATCACCTGTTCAGCGGGATGCTGTCGCGGCCGGTGGTCGACCTCGCGACGCGCCTCGCCGACATCACGCCCGACGGGCTCGATCGCGCGCTGCTGCTCAGCACCGGCGCGGAATCGAACGAAGCGGCGATCCGGATGGCGAAGCTCGTCACCGGCAAGTACGAGATCGTCGGGTTCGCGCAGTCGTGGCACGGGATGACGGGCGCGGCCGCATCGGCCACGTACAGCGCCGGGCGCAAGGGCGTCGGCCCGGCCGCCGTCGGCTCGTTCGCGATTCCGGCGCCGTTCACGTACCGGCCGCGCTTCGAGCGCAACGGCGCCTACGACACTCTCGCCGAACTCGACTACGCGTTCGACCTGATCGACCGCCAGTCGAGCGGCAACCTCGCGGCGTTCATCGCGGAGCCGATCCTCAGTTCGGGCGGGATCATCGAGCTGCCGGAAGGCTACATGGCCGCGCTCAAGCGCAAGTGCGAGGAACGCGGGATGCTGCTGATCCTCGACGAGGCGCAAACCGGCGTCGGGCGCACCGGCACGATGTTCGCGTGCCAGCGCGACGGCGTGACGCCCGACATCCTGACGCTGTCGAAAACGCTCGGCGCCGGGCTACCGCTCGCGGCGATCGTGACGTCCGCCGCGATCGAGGAACGTGCGCACGAGCTGGGCTATCTGTTCTACACGACGCACGTGTCCGATCCGCTGCCCGCGGCCGTCGGCCTGCGCGTGCTGGACGTCGTGCAGCGCGACGGGCTCGTCGCACGCGCGAACGTGATGGGCGACCGGCTCAGGCGCGGCCTGCTCGACCTGATGGAGAAGTTCGACTGCATCGGCGACGTGCGCGGACGCGGATTGCTGCTGGGCGTCGAGATCGTGAAGGATCGTCGGACGAAAGAACCGGCGGACGGGCTCGGCGCGAAGATCACGCGCGAGTGCATGAACCTCGGGCTCAGCATGAACATCGTGCAGTTGCCCGGCATGGGCGGCGTGTTCCGGATCGCGCCGCCGCTGACGGTCAGCGAAGCGGAAATCGATCTCGGCCTGTCGCTGCTGGAACAGGCGATCGCACGCGCGCTGTAA
- a CDS encoding SDR family oxidoreductase yields MKTVLITGCSSGFGLEIARHFLARDWQVVATMRTPREDVLPPSERLRVLALDVTNEDSIRAAIDAAGPIDVLVNNAGFGAAAPAELTPLDTVRALFETNTIGTIAVTQAVLPQFRRRGAGVVVNVTSSVTLKVLPLVSAYRASKAAANAFTESMAVELEPFGVRVHLVLPGRAPDTRFGDNARAHMYGFEHEAYAEFAGKAVARMLDGAGPVTHAQDVAEAVWRAATDPSSPMRIPAGADAEAWAAEAR; encoded by the coding sequence ATGAAAACCGTATTGATTACCGGCTGTTCCTCCGGCTTCGGCCTCGAGATCGCGCGCCATTTTCTGGCGCGCGACTGGCAGGTCGTCGCGACGATGCGCACGCCGCGCGAAGACGTGTTGCCGCCGTCGGAGCGCCTGCGCGTGCTGGCGCTCGACGTGACGAACGAGGACAGCATCCGCGCTGCGATCGACGCGGCCGGCCCGATCGACGTGCTCGTCAACAACGCGGGTTTCGGCGCGGCCGCGCCGGCCGAGCTCACGCCGCTCGATACGGTGCGCGCGCTGTTCGAAACCAACACGATCGGTACGATCGCCGTCACGCAAGCCGTGCTGCCGCAGTTTCGCCGGCGCGGGGCCGGCGTGGTCGTGAACGTCACGTCGAGCGTCACGCTGAAGGTGTTGCCGCTGGTCAGCGCGTACCGGGCCAGCAAGGCGGCCGCCAATGCATTCACCGAATCGATGGCGGTCGAACTCGAACCGTTCGGCGTGCGCGTGCATCTGGTGCTGCCGGGTCGCGCGCCCGACACGCGTTTCGGCGACAACGCGCGTGCGCACATGTACGGCTTCGAACACGAGGCGTATGCGGAATTCGCCGGGAAGGCCGTCGCACGCATGCTCGACGGGGCGGGGCCGGTCACCCATGCGCAGGATGTCGCCGAAGCGGTGTGGCGCGCGGCGACCGATCCGTCGAGCCCGATGCGTATCCCGGCCGGCGCCGATGCCGAAGCGTGGGCGGCCGAAGCGCGCTGA
- a CDS encoding AraC family transcriptional regulator encodes MAGSVFATIENPIFFCERPAMTDPLTEVVTLLQPGARHSKTVQGASPWSVNRTVAGEPFYCAILDGGCRIAIDGHAPIELRSGDFMLIPAAYGVAMSSFEPQPPGVETGPPVVLDTGEFRVGEPGNPVDTRMMVGNCSFGSPDAALLVSLLPQFVHVRGEPRLTTLVQLVRDESRAQRPAREIVLARLLEVLLIEALRFTTETNASPGLVRGLADIRLAAAIRRMHERPAHPWTIVELAKEAALSRSTFFERFSRAVGVAPMEYLLTWRMALAKDLLRRNEGRIAEIAGRVGYSSASTFSVAFTRHVGRPPAQYARDERAAVSEA; translated from the coding sequence ATGGCCGGCTCCGTATTCGCTACAATCGAAAATCCGATTTTCTTTTGCGAGCGTCCGGCGATGACCGACCCGCTGACCGAAGTCGTGACGCTGCTGCAACCGGGCGCGCGGCACTCCAAGACCGTTCAAGGCGCGAGCCCCTGGTCCGTCAACCGCACGGTCGCCGGCGAGCCGTTCTATTGCGCGATCCTCGACGGCGGGTGCCGGATCGCGATCGACGGGCACGCGCCGATCGAGCTGCGGTCCGGCGATTTCATGCTGATTCCGGCGGCCTACGGCGTCGCGATGTCGAGCTTCGAACCGCAGCCGCCGGGCGTCGAAACGGGGCCGCCGGTCGTGCTCGACACCGGCGAATTCCGGGTCGGCGAGCCGGGCAACCCGGTCGATACGCGGATGATGGTCGGCAACTGCAGCTTCGGTTCGCCCGACGCCGCGCTGCTGGTGTCGCTACTGCCCCAATTCGTGCACGTGCGCGGCGAACCGCGGCTCACCACGCTCGTGCAACTGGTGCGCGACGAATCACGCGCGCAGCGGCCCGCGCGCGAGATCGTGCTGGCGCGGCTGCTGGAAGTGCTGCTGATCGAGGCGCTGCGGTTCACGACCGAGACGAACGCATCGCCCGGCCTCGTGCGCGGGCTCGCCGATATCCGGCTCGCGGCCGCGATCCGCCGGATGCACGAACGCCCCGCGCATCCGTGGACGATCGTCGAACTGGCGAAGGAAGCGGCGCTGTCGCGCTCGACTTTCTTCGAACGCTTCAGCCGCGCGGTCGGCGTCGCGCCGATGGAATACCTGCTCACGTGGCGCATGGCGCTCGCGAAGGACCTGCTCCGCCGCAACGAAGGTCGCATCGCCGAGATTGCCGGGCGCGTCGGCTACAGCTCCGCGAGCACATTCAGCGTCGCGTTCACGCGGCACGTCGGGCGGCCGCCGGCGCAGTATGCGCGGGACGAACGCGCGGCGGTGAGCGAAGCATGA
- a CDS encoding AraC family transcriptional regulator has protein sequence MTTTARDIATNDHWLVARRDQETGIESLHAHFNGHAYDAHDHDDMLVGFTEQGVQQFQCHRSLHTSVPGRAILIEPGALHDGHAPEAGGFTYGMLYLPQAWVERAARRLDLPGLGGVEAAFGHTLVDDRGLVDAIRHAFFAIHGNEGRLARDQTLDRLLTRLGGELRGPLVLESGVVPPAIVRVRDLLHAQMDGNLGLDELASVAGIDRFRLTRMFQRAFGTSPHAYLVRLRLRAARRLLAAGRTPAQAAADVGFADQSHLGRWFRRAYRITPAAYRQLCTNVPD, from the coding sequence ATGACGACCACGGCCAGGGACATCGCCACGAACGACCACTGGCTCGTCGCGCGGCGCGATCAGGAAACCGGCATCGAAAGCCTGCATGCGCATTTCAATGGCCATGCATACGATGCGCACGATCACGACGACATGCTGGTCGGCTTCACCGAACAGGGCGTGCAGCAATTCCAGTGTCACCGGTCGCTGCATACGAGCGTGCCGGGTCGCGCGATCCTGATCGAGCCGGGTGCGCTGCACGACGGCCATGCACCCGAAGCCGGCGGCTTCACCTACGGGATGCTGTACCTGCCGCAAGCGTGGGTCGAGCGCGCCGCGCGCCGGCTCGACCTGCCGGGCCTCGGCGGCGTCGAAGCCGCGTTCGGCCACACGCTCGTCGACGATCGCGGCCTTGTCGATGCGATCCGGCATGCGTTTTTCGCGATTCACGGCAACGAAGGCAGGCTCGCGCGCGACCAGACGCTCGACCGCCTGCTGACGCGCCTCGGCGGCGAACTGCGCGGCCCGCTCGTGCTGGAAAGCGGCGTCGTGCCGCCCGCGATCGTGCGCGTGCGCGACCTGCTTCACGCGCAGATGGACGGCAACCTCGGGCTCGACGAGCTGGCCAGCGTCGCCGGAATCGACCGGTTCCGGCTCACGCGGATGTTCCAGCGCGCGTTCGGCACGTCGCCGCATGCATACCTGGTGCGCTTGCGGCTGCGCGCCGCGCGCCGATTGCTGGCGGCCGGCCGCACGCCCGCGCAGGCCGCCGCGGACGTCGGTTTCGCCGACCAGAGCCACTTGGGCCGCTGGTTCCGCCGCGCGTACCGGATCACGCCGGCCGCGTACCGGCAACTGTGCACAAACGTTCCAGACTGA
- a CDS encoding DUF2000 domain-containing protein, protein MFDTKVALIVRDDLAAWQKLNVVAFLATGVAAGAPEALGEPYEDAAGNRYGRMLGQPMLVFAADLNGLQAAHRQALSRELTIVPYVRAMFSTGHDAANREAFRAEDAANPDWVGLALHGPKKAVDKAVKGLALHA, encoded by the coding sequence ATGTTCGATACCAAGGTGGCGCTGATCGTGCGCGACGATCTCGCAGCGTGGCAGAAACTCAATGTCGTCGCGTTTCTCGCGACGGGCGTCGCGGCCGGCGCGCCCGAGGCGCTCGGCGAGCCTTACGAGGATGCGGCCGGAAATCGCTACGGCAGGATGTTGGGCCAGCCGATGCTGGTGTTCGCGGCCGACTTGAACGGCTTGCAGGCCGCGCACCGGCAGGCGCTGTCGCGCGAACTCACGATCGTGCCTTACGTGCGCGCGATGTTCTCGACCGGGCACGACGCGGCCAACCGCGAAGCGTTTCGCGCCGAAGATGCGGCGAATCCTGATTGGGTCGGCCTTGCGTTGCACGGGCCGAAAAAGGCCGTGGACAAGGCCGTGAAGGGGCTGGCGTTGCATGCGTGA
- a CDS encoding VOC family protein — translation MKVKRIVANVDTHSVDDAKRFYQRIFDLDLLMDHGWIATYGNAEQMDVQISFASQGGSGTPTPDLSIEVDDLDEALARVHAAGIPVEYGPADEPWGVRRFYVRDPFGKLVNVLAHL, via the coding sequence ATGAAGGTCAAACGGATCGTCGCCAACGTCGATACTCATTCGGTCGACGACGCGAAACGCTTCTACCAACGGATCTTCGATCTCGACCTGCTGATGGACCACGGCTGGATCGCGACCTACGGCAATGCCGAGCAAATGGATGTGCAGATCAGCTTCGCATCGCAGGGCGGATCGGGCACGCCGACGCCGGATCTGTCGATCGAGGTCGACGATCTCGACGAAGCGCTTGCGCGGGTTCATGCGGCCGGCATTCCCGTCGAATACGGCCCGGCCGACGAGCCGTGGGGCGTCCGGCGGTTTTACGTGCGCGATCCGTTCGGCAAACTGGTCAACGTGCTCGCGCATCTTTGA
- a CDS encoding nucleotidyltransferase domain-containing protein: protein MLRSLASTLFSDYRRRVLGLLLLRPDQALHVREIARLTGTTPGTLHKELSKLAEAGILSRDRQGNQVVYRADRSCPIYEELASIMRKTSGMADVLSEALLPCAGQIAVAFVFGSVARGQETAGSDVDVMVIGSVGFATVVQVLYDAQATLGRDINPQVLSPDEFREGVGRQDAFLRDVLGKPKIFLIGSDHDLAELAGP from the coding sequence ATGCTACGATCCCTCGCCTCGACCCTATTTAGTGACTACCGGCGCCGCGTGCTGGGCCTGCTGTTGTTGCGGCCCGACCAGGCGTTGCACGTCCGCGAAATCGCCCGTTTGACGGGCACCACACCGGGCACCTTGCACAAGGAACTGAGCAAGCTGGCCGAAGCCGGCATCCTGAGCCGGGACCGGCAGGGCAATCAGGTGGTCTATCGCGCCGATCGAAGCTGCCCGATCTACGAGGAGCTGGCCTCGATCATGCGAAAGACCTCGGGCATGGCCGACGTGCTGTCTGAAGCGCTGCTCCCTTGCGCCGGGCAAATTGCCGTTGCGTTCGTGTTCGGTTCGGTCGCACGTGGTCAGGAGACGGCGGGCAGCGATGTCGACGTGATGGTGATCGGTTCGGTCGGTTTCGCAACGGTGGTCCAGGTGCTTTACGACGCCCAGGCAACGTTGGGGCGGGATATCAATCCCCAGGTACTGTCGCCCGACGAGTTTCGTGAGGGTGTCGGCAGGCAAGACGCGTTCTTGCGGGACGTGCTTGGAAAACCCAAGATTTTCTTGATCGGTAGCGACCATGACCTTGCAGAACTTGCTGGGCCTTAG
- a CDS encoding ABC transporter ATP-binding protein, producing MLKLEQVHTHYGAVEALAGVSIEVNKGEIVTLIGSNGAGKTTLMMTVCGTPRASSGRVTFEGKDITGMSTHQIMRQGMAISPEGRRVFPSLTVLENLKMGGFFASRHEIDDGIEHVFKLFPRLKERAAQRAGTMSGGEQQMLAIGRALMSKPRLLLLDEPTLGLAPLVIAQIFDIIRTIRDEGVTVFLVEQNANKALGVADRGYVLETGRVVLADTGANLLANDRIKQAYLGG from the coding sequence ATGCTGAAGCTGGAACAGGTCCATACGCACTACGGCGCGGTCGAGGCGCTCGCGGGCGTGTCGATCGAGGTGAACAAGGGCGAGATCGTCACGCTGATCGGCAGCAACGGCGCCGGCAAGACGACGCTGATGATGACCGTGTGCGGCACGCCGCGCGCATCGTCGGGCCGCGTGACGTTCGAGGGCAAGGACATCACCGGGATGTCGACGCACCAGATCATGCGGCAGGGGATGGCGATTTCGCCGGAAGGGCGGCGCGTGTTCCCGAGTCTGACGGTGCTCGAAAACCTGAAGATGGGCGGCTTCTTCGCGAGCCGTCACGAGATCGACGACGGGATCGAGCACGTGTTCAAGCTGTTTCCGCGCTTGAAGGAACGCGCGGCGCAGCGGGCCGGCACGATGTCGGGCGGCGAGCAGCAGATGCTGGCGATCGGCCGTGCGCTGATGAGCAAGCCGCGCTTGCTGCTGCTCGATGAGCCGACGCTCGGCCTTGCGCCGCTCGTGATCGCGCAGATCTTCGACATCATCCGGACGATTCGCGACGAAGGCGTCACGGTGTTCCTCGTCGAGCAGAACGCGAACAAGGCGCTCGGTGTGGCCGATCGCGGGTACGTGCTCGAAACGGGGCGCGTCGTGCTCGCCGATACGGGCGCGAACCTGCTCGCGAACGATCGGATCAAGCAGGCGTATCTCGGCGGGTGA
- the livG gene encoding high-affinity branched-chain amino acid ABC transporter ATP-binding protein LivG produces MSANAELLKVAGLQMRFGGLLAVDGIDFDVRRDEVFAIIGPNGAGKTTVFNCVGGFYKPTSGAVELDGHQIAGLPSHKIALKGLVRTFQNIRLFKSLTVVENLLVAQHRKVKAGLLPGLFSTPAYRRAEKEALERAAVWLDRMGLKSVANRPAGTLSYGHQRRLEIARCMITEPRLLMLDEPAAGLNPQEKIELQHLIDKLRREFGVSVLLIEHDMSLVMGVSDRILVMEHGRPIVIGTPEAVRNDPRVIKAYLGEE; encoded by the coding sequence ATGAGCGCGAATGCAGAACTGTTGAAGGTCGCCGGGCTGCAGATGCGCTTCGGCGGGTTGCTCGCGGTGGACGGCATCGATTTCGACGTGCGCCGCGATGAGGTGTTCGCGATCATCGGGCCGAACGGCGCGGGCAAGACCACGGTGTTCAACTGCGTCGGCGGCTTTTACAAGCCGACTTCCGGCGCGGTCGAACTCGACGGTCACCAGATCGCCGGGCTGCCGAGCCACAAGATCGCGCTGAAGGGGTTGGTGCGCACGTTCCAGAACATTCGCCTGTTCAAGTCGCTGACCGTCGTCGAGAACCTGCTCGTCGCGCAGCATCGCAAGGTGAAGGCGGGGCTGCTGCCCGGCCTGTTCTCGACGCCCGCGTATCGCCGCGCGGAGAAGGAAGCGCTCGAACGCGCGGCCGTGTGGCTCGACCGGATGGGGCTGAAGTCGGTCGCCAACCGGCCGGCGGGCACGCTGTCGTACGGGCATCAGCGGCGTCTGGAAATCGCGCGCTGCATGATTACCGAGCCGCGTCTGTTGATGCTCGACGAGCCGGCGGCCGGCCTCAACCCGCAGGAAAAGATCGAGCTGCAGCACCTGATCGACAAGCTGCGCCGCGAGTTCGGCGTGTCGGTGCTGTTGATCGAACACGACATGAGCCTCGTGATGGGCGTGTCGGACCGCATCCTCGTGATGGAGCACGGCCGGCCGATCGTGATCGGCACGCCGGAAGCGGTCCGCAACGACCCGCGCGTGATCAAGGCGTATCTGGGGGAAGAGTGA
- a CDS encoding high-affinity branched-chain amino acid ABC transporter permease LivM has protein sequence MSTVISVRRPAADASFGQALKNAVAAALLTAILTIPVLGLQLKLDGYQVVLTPHWRPVWIAVAAVFLFQLFKPWLVRAKSAVKLPAMPAMGAQQQRVVVWVLLAVGLVWPFFGSRGAVDVATLALIYVILGLGLNIVVGFAGLLDLGYVGFYAVGGYTYAMLNQYFGLSFWECLPLAAIAAATFGFLLGFPVLRLRGDYLAIVTLGFGEIIRLLANNLTSLTGGPDGISGISKPTVFGFEMARSASVEGAKTFHELIGLEYSGEHMVIFLYLIALLLVGFTLFVTSRLIRMPMGRAWEALRDDEIACRSLGLNPTRIKLSAFTLGASFAGLGGAFFAARQGLVNPESFTFIESALILAIVVLGGMGSQLGVILAAILLTVLPEVARGFAEYRMLIFGLVMVLMMMWRPQGLLPASRPHVELPQ, from the coding sequence ATGAGTACAGTCATTTCCGTTCGCCGCCCGGCCGCCGACGCTTCGTTCGGCCAGGCGCTGAAAAATGCCGTGGCCGCCGCGCTCCTGACGGCGATCCTCACGATCCCGGTGCTCGGCCTGCAGTTGAAGCTCGACGGCTACCAGGTCGTGCTCACGCCGCACTGGCGGCCGGTGTGGATCGCGGTCGCGGCCGTGTTCCTGTTCCAGTTGTTCAAGCCGTGGCTCGTGCGCGCGAAATCGGCGGTGAAGCTGCCGGCGATGCCCGCGATGGGCGCGCAGCAGCAGCGCGTGGTCGTGTGGGTGCTGCTCGCGGTCGGGCTCGTGTGGCCGTTCTTCGGTTCGCGCGGTGCGGTCGACGTGGCGACGCTCGCGCTGATCTACGTGATCCTCGGTCTCGGGCTGAACATCGTCGTCGGTTTCGCGGGGCTGCTCGATCTCGGGTATGTCGGGTTCTACGCGGTCGGCGGTTATACGTACGCGATGCTGAACCAGTATTTCGGGCTGTCGTTCTGGGAGTGCCTGCCGCTCGCCGCGATCGCGGCGGCGACGTTCGGTTTCCTGCTCGGCTTCCCGGTGCTGCGCCTGCGCGGCGACTATCTCGCGATCGTCACGCTCGGCTTCGGCGAAATCATCCGCCTGCTCGCGAACAACCTGACGAGCCTCACCGGCGGCCCGGACGGCATCTCGGGCATCTCGAAGCCGACGGTGTTCGGCTTCGAGATGGCGCGCTCGGCGAGCGTCGAAGGCGCGAAGACTTTCCATGAACTGATCGGGCTGGAATACAGCGGCGAGCACATGGTGATCTTCCTGTACCTGATCGCGCTGCTCTTGGTCGGCTTTACGCTGTTCGTGACGAGCCGTCTGATCCGCATGCCGATGGGCCGCGCGTGGGAAGCGCTGCGCGACGACGAGATCGCCTGCCGTTCGCTCGGGCTGAACCCGACGCGCATCAAGCTGTCGGCGTTCACGCTCGGCGCGTCGTTCGCGGGCCTCGGCGGCGCGTTCTTCGCGGCGCGCCAGGGCCTCGTGAATCCTGAATCGTTCACCTTCATCGAGTCGGCGCTGATCCTCGCGATCGTCGTGCTCGGCGGGATGGGCTCGCAGCTCGGCGTGATTCTCGCGGCGATCCTGCTGACCGTGCTGCCGGAAGTCGCGCGCGGCTTCGCCGAGTACCGGATGCTGATCTTCGGTCTCGTGATGGTGTTGATGATGATGTGGCGTCCGCAGGGCCTGTTGCCCGCGAGCCGTCCCCACGTGGAGCTGCCGCAATGA
- the livH gene encoding high-affinity branched-chain amino acid ABC transporter permease LivH, with protein MTDFFPQFAQQLVNGLTLGAIYALIAIGYSMVYGIIGMINFAHGEIYMIGAYVGLVTLTAIGISAGYPLPLVLGAALIVSVIVTGLYGFAVERVAYRPLRGGPRLVPLISAIGMSIFLQNYVQIGQGARDVSVPVLISGAFDIHLGGDFDVTIPYSRLMIVCVTVVLMIALTLFIGHSRMGRACRACAEDMKMANLLGIDTNRVISFTFVLGAMLAAVGGVLIGLTIGKLNPYIGFVAGIKAFTAAVLGGIGSIPGAMLGGVLLGLAETFAAGYMPAEYKDVVAFGLLVLILLFRPTGLLGKSDIEKV; from the coding sequence ATGACTGACTTCTTTCCGCAATTCGCCCAGCAGCTGGTCAACGGCCTGACGCTGGGTGCGATCTATGCGCTGATCGCCATCGGCTATTCGATGGTCTACGGCATCATCGGCATGATCAACTTCGCCCACGGCGAGATCTACATGATCGGCGCGTACGTGGGCCTCGTGACCCTGACCGCCATCGGCATCTCCGCCGGTTATCCGCTGCCGCTCGTGCTCGGCGCCGCACTGATCGTGTCGGTGATCGTCACCGGGCTGTACGGCTTCGCGGTCGAGCGCGTCGCGTACCGGCCGCTGCGCGGCGGCCCGCGCCTCGTGCCGCTGATCTCCGCGATCGGCATGTCGATCTTCCTGCAGAACTACGTGCAGATCGGCCAGGGCGCGCGCGACGTGTCCGTGCCCGTGCTGATCTCCGGCGCGTTCGACATTCATCTCGGCGGCGATTTCGACGTGACCATTCCGTACTCGCGCCTGATGATCGTCTGCGTGACGGTCGTGCTGATGATCGCGCTCACGCTGTTCATCGGGCACTCGCGGATGGGCCGTGCGTGCCGCGCGTGCGCCGAGGACATGAAGATGGCGAACCTGCTCGGCATCGACACGAACCGCGTGATCTCGTTCACGTTCGTGCTCGGCGCGATGCTGGCCGCCGTCGGCGGCGTGCTGATCGGGCTGACGATCGGCAAGCTGAATCCGTACATCGGCTTCGTCGCGGGCATCAAGGCGTTCACCGCCGCGGTGCTGGGCGGGATCGGCAGCATCCCGGGCGCGATGCTCGGCGGCGTGCTGCTCGGCCTCGCTGAAACCTTCGCCGCAGGCTACATGCCGGCCGAGTACAAGGACGTCGTCGCGTTCGGCCTGCTCGTGCTGATCCTGCTCTTCCGCCCGACTGGCCTGCTCGGCAAGTCGGACATCGAAAAGGTTTGA